Proteins from a single region of Punica granatum isolate Tunisia-2019 chromosome 8, ASM765513v2, whole genome shotgun sequence:
- the LOC116187207 gene encoding uncharacterized protein LOC116187207 has protein sequence MDVPEISSSAAGAYDYDVFLSFRGSDVRLGFADVLYHSLMDAGVRVFRDDEELAQGDFLPDGLLQAIKRSRISIPIFSKDYASSRYLLEEVVGMLECREREGHKVIPIFYDVDPGDVRNQRGTIGESFACHEERGVDTGRIQTWRQALHEVTSLRGWELRCHGFSEVVKRIVSEVLRILKMDVSESSSLAAGAYDYDVFLSFRGSDVRLGFADVLYHGLTNAGVRVFREDEGLAEGDYTTDALLQAMKRSRISIPIFSKNYASSRFLLEEVVRMVECREREGHMVIPIFYDVDPRDVRKQRGIIGESFPRHEKRGVDRDRIQTWRHALHEVASLKGWELHNNGFGRSLGEAVKRIVSDVLRLLQLDVSESSSSDAGAYDYDVFLSFRGSDVRLGIADVLYHGLTNAGVRVFLDNEGLVRGDLLPDALLQGIKRSRISIPIFSKNYASSRFCLEEVVGMLECREREGHMVIPIFYDVDPSDVRNQTGIIGKSFAGHEKRGVDPDRIQTWRQALQEVVSLKGLEVLNNGLSKVMKWIVSEVLRKLQMDKPQLPRLLVGFDDRVEAVMNLLDVNAGGVRMVGIYGMGGIGKTTLAKAVYNRLCNFFGDHRCFLPDIREISMRPMGLLRLQHQLVCEVLRQENVFITDYHEGIHFIRRKFCHKRVMVVLDDVDSREQLDALAGAPDWFGPGSRIIITTRSLDVLDKSAIFGIYEVEPMSEHEALQLLSRHAFRTDFPPKDYYNISVGIVSSTGGLPLALEVVGSFLLGKRKDVWEETLQKVKKVPFQAVRDKLQIGYDALEQEEKEIFLDIACFLTGEDMRVACYMWEDSGFSPYLATGRLSNQSFMKVGKNRELQMHDQLGALGREIVRAESPREPGKRSRLWNHDEAFDVLKKRKGTGHVEALCLTFGDDSCNSFTSSEFDGLSNLRFLRLDRASIQGDFGDHLSRLRWLNWEGCKKLDDLLNLHLEKLVVLDLSNSQVTGDPNTWIEVMKMAASLRVLLLNSCPELRISPCFPAEMRLEILSFEGCTQLREIDPSIGNLKELKYLNLNFCVHIDHLPEELGLMENLEELLIDGTSIRNLHFTEGSLKQLEVLSASSCTNLAQIPDSIGHLESLIYLCLDNLNAIGLWAELQGFLLGIKDLKIKISNSKIDITSGTLATHFEVFLSFCTHNEIASSLYEDMKSSGISAFGVDEELNEDKEVGKKLFWAIDNSDICIPIFTKDYASHVWCLRGLSHMMECQRYSVGQQVVPIFYDVEPSDVKLETDLYINALKEHKENFSVETVRQWEESLREVAELKGWKCKAEGFKRYSKFVVSATLNKLKGKHGNVLVGLHGQAEELKRVLDLESRDVLFVIIHGIGGIGKTTLAKAVFDQLSAHFEGYSFLRDIRETSKHKGLKYLQDQLLRDILGADTDYGTRMISHRFLEKKVLIVLDDVDDRGQIKKLVGKSNRFVAGSRIIVTTRDINVLVVENEARDRCFVELPEEVRPFKMEGMKFSEALQLFSIHAFGKVLPPDDYLITCERVVSVLRGLPLALEIIGSSLTRKPENVWKATVEKLENPLDQELHSKLMISYEALDNEAKEIFLDIACFFNGREKSTAIHMWDACEHFPEEKLEVLIFTSFIKILGDNRLWMHDEVRDFGRKIVSGGTIIDSAKGSRLWANKEVLDVLRSKEENGNVRGLRLHFDEFLRECTFPNEELGRLLNLRFLELSGFPFAVKRGLPKLRWLSWHFCPSDVAATNLHLENLTILDLSHSQIGDHQLGESGQLGMAKNLKVLNLTGCKSITKTPIFSECMILERLILENCENLVEIDSSIGKLKQLVHLNLNGCNSLKALPDELSSANALTEIVMKGNGQSFNLQESITGLTSLLVLEIDHVKIVDPLCTGKSESLERLTLSECTGIKELPESCQFFQSLVMLDLSRTEVTKLPDSIGDMKKLKVINMEYSLISELPKSIGKLEKLEELLAKHCEGLQGEIPSEIGTLSSLIILDLSFTRISSLPPTLSKLSNLQTLNLEFCHELRELSVLPKSLVTLHVMSKKLEELPDLLEMSSLTDLQLFCAVDKFQTNIGKLSRLEKLELYIPRIKTLEFGVTSQLGSLSLSCREIETLPQLPSTLLRLSVAHLNGTMKFPSISNLKRLTFLEFYSCSMGSDEFRNLGVVELKSLDHLSASKCNFSSISGPLLPERLKVLCMTECEFLDGLLDLSSLKSLMRLEIMNCQLLTEIRGLGKLESVEEIIICYCNSLETLGDLSDLEKLEALHIDSCEKLVEVKGLGRVKSLKRLEIYGCKSLERSVHVSNSRLRKRDVLT, from the exons ATGGATGTCCCCGAGATTTCATCTTCGGCTGCGGGTGCCTATGATTACGATGTTTTCTTGAGTTTCAGAGGCTCTGATGTGAGACTAGGTTTCGCCGATGTCCTCTACCACAGCCTCATGGATGCAGGGGTTCGCGTCTTCCGGGACGATGAGGAGCTCGCCCAAGGAGATTTTCTCCCCGATGGTCTTCTTCAGGCAATCAAGCGCTCTAGAATCTCCATCCCTATCTTCTCGAAAGATTATGCTTCCAGTAGGTATCTCCTCGAGGAGGTCGTAGGAATGCTGGAGTGCCGGGAACGAGAGGGCCACAAGGTCATCCCGATATTCTATGATGTTGATCCAGGAGATGTAAGAAATCAGAGGGGGACCATTGGGGAGTCTTTTGCTTGCCATGAGGAACGTGGAGTCGACACCGGTAGGATTCAGACATGGAGGCAGGCTCTTCATGAGGTCACGTCCTTGAGAGGCTGGGAACTGCGCTGTCATGG TTTTAGCGAAGTCGTGAAGCGGATCGTTTCAGAGGTTCTTCGGATATTGAAGATGGATGTCTCCGAGAGCTCGTCTTTGGCTGCGGGAGCCTATGATTACGATGTTTTCTTGAGTTTCAGAGGCTCTGATGTGAGACTAGGTTTCGCCGACGTCCTCTACCATGGCCTCACGAATGCAGGGGTTCGCGTCTTCCGGGAAGATGAGGGGCTCGCCGAAGGAGATTATACCACCGATGCTCTTCTTCAGGCAATGAAGCGCTCTAGAATCTCCATCCCTATCTTCTCAAAAAATTATGCTTCCAGTAGGTTTCTCCTTGAGGAGGTCGTACGAATGGTGGAGTGCCGGGAACGAGAGGGCCACATGGTTATCCCGATATTCTATGATGTTGATCCAAGAGATGTAAGAAAGCAGAGGGGGATCATTGGGGAGTCTTTTCCTCGGCATGAGAAACGTGGAGTAGACCGCGATAGGATTCAGACATGGAGGCACGCTCTTCATGAGGTCGCGTCCTTGAAAGGCTGGGAACTGCACAATAATGG TTTTGGCAGGTCTTTAGGCGAAGCCGTGAAGCGGATCGTTTCAGATGTTCTTCGATTATTGCAGTTGGATGTCTCCGAGAGCTCATCTTCGGATGCGGGAGCCTATGATTACGATGTTTTCTTGAGTTTCAGAGGCTCTGATGTGAGACTAGGTATCGCTGATGTCCTCTACCATGGCCTCACGAATGCAGGGGTTCGCGTCTTCCTGGACAATGAGGGGCTCGTCCGAGGAGATCTTCTCCCCGATGCTCTTCTTCAGGGAATCAAGCGCTCTAGAATCTCCATCCCTATCTTCTCGAAAAATTATGCTTCCAGTAGGTTTTGCCTCGAGGAGGTCGTAGGAATGCTGGAGTGCCGGGAACGAGAGGGCCACATGGTCATCCCGATATTCTATGATGTTGATCCAAGCGATGTAAGAAATCAGACGGGGATCATTGGGAAGTCTTTTGCTGGGCATGAGAAACGGGGAGTCGACCCCGATAGGATTCAGACATGGAGGCAGGCTCTTCAAGAGGTCGTGTCTTTGAAAGGCTTGGAAGTGCTGAATAATGG TTTAAGCAAAGTCATGAAGTGGATTGTTTCAGAGGTTCTTCGAAAATTGCAGATGGATAAACCACAATTACCTCGTCTTTTAGTTGGTTTTGATGATCGGGTAGAAGCAGTGATGAACCTGCTTGATGTTAATGCTGGTGGTGTGAGAATGGTTGGAATATATGGCATGGGGGGCATTGGCAAGACTACTCTTGCAAAGGCTGTTTACAACAGGCTTTGCAATTTCTTTGGAGATCATCGCTGCTTTCTCCCAGACATTAGAGAAATATCTATGAGACCAATGGGTCTGCTACGTTTGCAACACCAGTTAGTATGCGAGGTCCTAAGGCAAGAGAATGTTTTCATTACAGATTATCATGAAGGCATTCATTTCATTAGAAGAAAATTTTGTCATAAAAGAGTTATGGTAGTCCTTGATGACGTGGATTCACGCGAACAACTTGATGCATTAGCTGGGGCACCTGATTGGTTTGGTCCAGGAAGCAGAATTATCATAACAACCCGAAGCCTCGATGTTCTCGATAAGTCGGCAATCTTTGGAATATATGAGGTTGAACCGATGAGTGAACATGAAGCTCTTCAACTGCTTAGTAGGCATGCTTTTCGAACAGATTTTCCTCCCAAGGACTATTATAATATTTCTGTTGGGATTGTTTCTTCTACTGGAGGACTTCCTTTAGCTCTTGAGGTTGTAGGATCTTTTCTGTTGGGTAAAAGGAAGGATGTCTGGGAAGAGACATTGCAGAAAGTAAAAAAAGTACCCTTCCAAGCAGTTCGAGACAAGTTGCAAATAGGCTATGATGCTCTAGAgcaggaagaaaaggaaatttttCTTGACATAGCTTGTTTTCTGACTGGTGAGGATATGAGAGTTGCCTGTTACATGTGGGAGGACTCTGGCTTTTCTCCTTATCTTGCTACTGGAAGATTGTCCAACCAGTCATTCATGAAAGTCGGGAAAAATCGCGAGCTGCAAATGCATGATCAACTCGGAGCTCTTGGTCGTGAAATTGTACGGGCAGAAAGTCCACGAGAACCAGGGAAGAGAAGTAGACTGTGGAATCACGATGAAGCCTTTGATGTACTGAAAAAGAGGAAG GGAACTGGACATGTTGAAGCCCTTTGTCTCACATTTGGTGATGATTCATGCAACAGTTTTACTTCTTCGGAATTTGATGGTTTGTCTAATTTAAGATTTTTGAGATTGGATCGAGCTAGCATACAAGGAGATTTTGGTGATCATCTCTCAAGATTAAGATGGCTTAACTGGGAAGGCTGCAAGAAGTTAGATGATCTCCTGAATTTGCATTTAGAGAAATTGGTCGTTCTTGATCTGTCAAACAGTCAAGTTACTGGAGATCCAAATACATGGATTGAAGTCATGAAG ATGGCTGCGAgtttgagagttttactcctcAATAGTTGCCCTGAATTACGCATTTCTCCTTGCTTCCCAGCTGAAATGAGGCTGGAAATACTAAGTTTTGAAGGTTGCACTCAACTTAGGGAGATTGACCCGTCCATTGGTAATTTGAAGGAGTTGAAGTACTTAAATTTGAACTTCTGTGTCCATATTGACCATCTGCCAGAAGAGCTAGGTTTGATGGAAAATTTGGAAGAACTCTTGATTGATGGAACTTCCATTAGAAATCTTCACTTTACTGAAGGCTCCTTGAAGCAACTTGAAGTTCTTAGTGCTAGTAGTTGTACAAACTTGGCTCAAATACCGGATTCAATTGGTCATCTAGAATCTCTCATATATCTTTGCCTAGACAATCTGAATGCAATTGGGTTGTGGGCAGAACTTCAAGGCTTTTTATTGGGGATCAAGGACCTCAAAATAAAGATATCAAACTCCAAAATTG ACATAACTTCAGGGACATTAGCAACTCATTTTGAGGTTTTCTTGAGTTTCTGTACCCATAATGAAATTGCCAGCTCATTGTATGAAGATATGAAAAGTTCTGGGATATCTGCATTTGGAGTTGATGAAGAACTCAATGAAGATAAAGAGGTTGGCAAGAAGCTTTTCTGGGCAATTGACAACTCTGACATCTGCATACCTATCTTCACCAAGGATTATGCTTCTCATGTGTGGTGCCTGCGTGGACTCTCACATATGATGGAGTGTCAGAGATATTCTGTTGGGCAGCAGGTTGTACCCATTTTCTATGATGTTGAGCCATCTGATGTGAAGCTGGAAACAGACTTGTACATCAATGCACTGAAGGAGCACAAGGAGAATTTTTCTGTCGAGACAGTGCGTCAGTGGGAAGAATCTCTTAGGGAGGTTGCTGAACTAAAAGGATGGAAATGTAAAGCTGAAGG TTTCAAGAGATACAGCAAGTTTGTTGTAAGTGCAACTCTAAACAAGCTTAAGGGAAAACACGGAAATGTCCTAGTTGGATTGCATGGTCAAGCAGAGGAGCTGAAGAGAGTATTAGATCTTGAATCTAGAGATGTGCTGTTTGTGATTATTCATGGAATTGGTGGTATTGGTAAGACGACTTTGGCCAAGGCCGTTTTTGACCAACTCTCCGCTCACTTTGAAGGCTACAGCTTTCTCAGAGATATTCGAGAAACATCAAAACACAAGGGTCTTAAATATTTGCAGGACCAACTACTGAGAGACATACTTGGTGCTGACACTGATTATGGAACCAGGATGATAAGCCATAGGTTTCTCGAGAAGAAAGTTCTTATTGTTCTTGATGATGTTGATGATCGGGGGCAGATCAAGAAGCTAGTTGGAAAGTCTAATCGGTTTgttgcaggaagcaggatCATTGTTACAACAAGGGATATCAATGTGTTGGTAGTTGAGAATGAAGCAAGAGACAGATGCTTCGTGGAGTTGCCTGAGGAAGTTCGGCCTTTTAAAATGGAGGGAATGAAATTCAGTGAAGCTCTTCAACTTTTTTCTATCCATGCTTTTGGAAAAGTCCTTCCTCCTGACGACTACCTAATTACATGTGAGCGAGTTGTTTCTGTACTACGTGGACTTCCTTTGGCCCTTGAGATTATAGGTTCATCCCTAACTCGCAAACCTGAAAATGTCTGGAAGGCTACAGTGGAGAAATTGGAGAACCCACTTGATCAAGAACTTCACTCAAAACTGATGATAAGTTATGAGGCACTAGACAATGAGGCAAAAGAAATATTTCTTGATATTGCGTGTTTTTTCAATGGTAGAGAAAAATCCACTGCAATCCACATGTGGGATGCTTGTGAACATTTTCCGGAAGAGAAACTTGAAGTCCTCATCTTCACGTCTTTCATCAAAATTTTGGGCGACAATAGGTTATGGATGCATGATGAGGTCAGAGATTTTGGAAGAAAAATTGTCTCTGGAGGAACCATTATTGATTCGGCCAAGGGTAGTAGGTTGTGGGCCAACAAGGAAGTTCTGGACGTGCTAAGGAGCAAGGAG GAAAATGGAAATGTTCGAGGTCTCAGGCTACACTTTGATGAATTTCTGCGGGAATGCACTTTTCCAAATGAAGAACTTGGAAGATTGCTGAATCTAAGGTTTCTTGAATTGTCGGGGTTTCCCTTTGCAGTAAAGCGTGGCCTACCAAAATTAAGATGGCTTTCATGGCATTTTTGTCCTTCGGATGTTGCGGCAACTAACCTACATCTGGAAAATTTAACGATTCTTGACCTTTCTCACAGTCAAATCGGTGATCATCAGTTGGGTGAATCGGGCCAACTTggg ATGGCAAAGAATCTGAAAGTTCTCAATCTCACAGGTTGCAAAAGCATAACCAAAACCCCCATTTTCTCTGAGTGCATGATTTTGGAGAGGTTAATTCtggaaaattgtgaaaatttgGTTGAAATTGACAGCTCCATTGGGAAATTAAAGCAGCTTGTGCACTTGAACCTCAATGGATGCAATTCTCTTAAAGCATTGCCTGACGAACTCTCTTCAGCTAATGCTCTGACAGAGATTGTCATGAAAGGGAATGGTCAGTCTTTCAACTTACAAGAATCAATTACCGGTCTTACATCCTTGTTGGTTCTGGAAATAGATCACGTGAAAATTGTCGATCCCTTATGTACCGGAAAGTCTGAGAGTCTTGAGCGCCTAACCTTATCCGAGTGCACTGGAATCAAGGAACTTCCAGAATCATGTCAGTTTTTCCAGTCATTGGTCATGTTAGATTTATCAAGGACGGAAGTTACTAAATTACCTGACTCCATCGGAGATATGAAGAAGTTGAAAGTGATAAATATGGAATATAGTTTGATATCTGAGTTGCCTAAATCTATTGGGAAGCTGGAAAAGCTTGAAGAGTTGCTAGCCAAACATTGCGAAGGTTTGCAAGGAGAAATTCCAAGTGAAATTGGGACCTTATCCTCCTTGATCATCCTAGATTTGTCCTTCACCAGAATTTCATCATTGCCCCCGACATTGAGTAAGCTCTCCAATCTCCAGACACTCAATTTAGAATTCTGCCATGAGCTTAGAGAATTGTCTGTGCTTCCGAAGAGTTTGGTCACTCTGCATGTCATGTCTAAGAAGCTAGAGGAGCTGCCGGATCTTTTGGAGATGAGTAGTTTGACTGATCTGCAGTTATTTTGCGCCGTTGATAAGTTTCAAACTAACATCGGGAAGTTATCCAGATTGGAGAAGTTGGAGTTGTACATTCCAAGAATCAAAACCCTCGAGTTTGGCGTTACATCTCAGCTCGGATCACTTTCTTTATCTTGCCGGGAAATAGAAACTTTACCCCAGTTGCCGTCAACTTTGTTGAGGTTGTCTGTGGCACATCTCAACGGAACTATGAAATTTCCAAGTATCAGCAACTTGAAAAGATTGACATTCTTAGAGTTCTATAGCTGTTCAATGGGCAGCGATGAATTCAGAAATCTGGGAGTTGTGGAGTTAAAATCATTGGACCATCTCTCTGCAAGCAAATGCAACTTTAGCAGTATCAGTGGACCTCTTCTGCCAGAAAGATTGAAAGTGTTATGCATGACAGAATGCGAGTTTCTTGATGGCTTACTTGATCTGTCAAGTCTCAAGAGTTTAATGCGCTTGGAGATAATGAATTGCCAATTGTTGACTGAGATTAGAGGTTTAGGAAAACTCGAGTCCGTGGAAGAAATTATTATCTGCTACTGCAATTCTCTGGAAACATTGGGCGATTTATCTGATTTGGAAAAGCTTGAAGCTCTCCACATAGATAGTTGCGAGAAGCTCGTTGAAGTTAAGGGTCTTGGAAGAGTAAAATCTTTGAAGCGCTTGGAGATTTATGGTTGCAAGTCTTTGGAAAGATCAGTGCATGTATCAAATTCCAGGTTGAGAAAACGGGATGTGCTTACATAA